One Dermatophagoides farinae isolate YC_2012a chromosome 6, ASM2471394v1, whole genome shotgun sequence genomic window carries:
- the Klp10A gene encoding kinesin-like protein 10A isoform X2 produces the protein MATLTNGMEVKIQRTNGKIHGAIVMTISYETKTVTVEWAEGEEVKGKEIDLEQIYRLNPSLALPTTMNNTTINGSGIAAASAGGGGGVGGGGGGQLKKNPSMLPVRTANIASSHHHHNNNHHPAKGSLRMRQQTNHRQTIANGHLLNNNHMDPPPATATISTASNNMTNGSTTTTTTTTAAASNNNNAAYSRRRSNAVKEVEKIKKQREERRARQAEQKAEKIELMSSVDPTSQSQWEFLAMIRDYRSQMDFNPITMNDQVNDHQICVAVRKRPLNKREQLRKDIDVITISTKDMVLVHEPKQKVDLTKYLENQRFRFDYAFDESADNELVYKYTAKPLVRTIFEGGMATCFAYGQTGSGKTHTMGGDFHGKTQDSSKGIYALAARDVFIQLRLAKMQGEDLFVCASFFEIYSGKVFDLLNGKQKLRVLEDAKGQVQVVGLSERRVDSTEDVLKLIQMGNNIRTSGVTSANNHSSRSHAVFQLILKKSPNKLKGKFSLIDLAGNERGADTSSANRQTRMEGAEINKSLLALKECIRALGRRGAHLPFRASKLTQVLRDSFIGENSRTCMIAMISPGFQSCEHTLNTLRYANRVKELGTDGSADEGNKEMDGEDDVDVDDDDDAMAINGDDMEILQAASSNDDLYKMHQAISHLTESEEEVLDMHKNICEEMQRWTKEHDRLIDLTSEVDYNVDVYVQNLEDLLAVQMEQINKLQERLGNFKTQLREEELISKKLVR, from the exons atggcCACATTAACTAATGGAATGGAAGTTAAGATACAAAGAACGAATG GTAAAATACATGGTGCAATTGTCATGACAATTagttatgaaacaaaaaccgTTACAGTCGAATGGGCCGAAGGTGAAGAGGTCAAAGGAAAAGag ATTGATCTTGAACAAATATATCGCCTTAATCCAAGCCTTGCATTACCAACAACGATGAATAATACAACAATAAATGGCAGCGGTATTGCGGCTGCTtctgctggtggtggtggtggtgtcgGTGGCGGTGGCGGTGGACAACTTAAAAAG AATCCATCAATGTTGCCTGTACGTACGGCAAACATTGcctcatcacatcatcatcataataataatcatcatccggCAAAAGGTTCATTACGTATgcgacaacaaacaaatcatagACAAACAATTGCCAATGGACATCtacttaataataatcatatggATCCACCGCCCGCAACGGCGACAATATCCACAGCATCAAATAATATGACGAATggatcgacaacaacaacaacaacaacaacagcagcagcatcgaataataataatgcagCTTATTCTCGTCGTCGTTCAAATGCAGTGAAAGAAGTGGAAAAGATTAAAAAACAACGTGAAGAACGACGTGCACGACAAGCTGAACAAAAAgccgaaaaaattgaattaatgagTTCGGTTGATCCAACTTCACAATCACAATGGGAATTTTTGGCCATGATACGTGATTATCGTTCACAGATGGATTTCAATCCAAtcacaatgaatgatcaGGTGAATGATCATCAGATTTGTGTGGCTGTACGTAAAAGGCCGTTGAATAAAAGGGAACAACTACGTAAAGATATTGATGTGATAACCATTTCGACCAAAGATATGGTCTTAGTCCATGAACCGAAACAAAAAGTTGATCTTACAAAATATTTAGAGAATCAACGTTTCCGTTTTGATTATGCATTCGATGAATCGGCCGATAATGAACTTGTTTATAAATATACGGCCAAACCATTAGTCAGAACCATATTCGAAGGTGGTATGGCCACCTGTTTTGCATATGGACAAACCGGTAGTGGTAAAACACACACGATGGGTGGTGATTTTCATGGTAAAACACAAGATTCATCTAAAGGAATATATGCATTGGCTGCACGTGATGTATTCATACAACTTCGATTGGCTAAAATGCAAGGAGAagatttgtttgtatgtgcctcattttttgaaatatattCTGGCAAAGTATTTGATCTGCtcaatggaaaacaaaagcTACGTGTGCTTGAAGATGCTAAAGGTCAGGTACAAGTAGTTGGCCTTAGTGAACGACGTGTTGATTCTACGGAAGATGTATTGAAACTAATTCAAATGGGCAATAATATTCGAACATCCGGTGTAACATCGGctaataatcattcatcacGTTCACATGCcgtttttcaattgatattgaaaaaatctcCAAATAAACTTAAAGGAAAATTCTCATTAATCGATCTGGCTGGTAATGAACGTGGTGCTGATACATCATCAGCTAATCGTCAAACACGAATGGAAGGTGCtgaaattaataaatcattattggCATTGAAAGAATGTATCCGTGCATTGGGTAGACGTGGTGCTCATCTACCTTTTCGTGCTAGTAAATTAACACAAGTATTAcgtgattcatttattggtGAAAATTCTCGTACCTGTATG ATTGCAATGATATCGCCTGGATTTCAATCTTGTGAACATACATTGAATACATTACGTTATGCTAACCGTGTCAAAGAACTTGGAACGGATGGTTCAGCCGATGAAGGTAATAAAGAAATGGATGGTGAAGATGATGtcgatgtggatgatgatgatgatgctatggccatcaatggtgatgatatggAAATTTTACAAGCTGCTAGT tctaatgatgatctttATAAAATGCATCAAGCGATATCACATTTAACCGAATCTGAAGAAGAAGTGCTTGATATGCATAAAAATATTTGCGAG GAAATGCAACGATGGACCAAAGAACATGATCGTTTGATTGATCTAACATCCGAAGTTGAttataatgttgatgtttatgTACAGAATCTTGAAGATTTATTAGCCGTACAAATGGAACAGATTAATAAACTACAAGAACGATTAGGAAATTTTAAAACACAACTACGTGAAGAGGAATTGATCTCGAAAAAATTGGtcagataa
- the Klp10A gene encoding kinesin-like protein 10A isoform X1 has translation MATLTNGMEVKIQRTNGKIHGAIVMTISYETKTVTVEWAEGEEVKGKEIDLEQIYRLNPSLALPTTMNNTTINGSGIAAASAGGGGGVGGGGGGQLKKVTGTRKSKIDHQSYSMNPSMLPVRTANIASSHHHHNNNHHPAKGSLRMRQQTNHRQTIANGHLLNNNHMDPPPATATISTASNNMTNGSTTTTTTTTAAASNNNNAAYSRRRSNAVKEVEKIKKQREERRARQAEQKAEKIELMSSVDPTSQSQWEFLAMIRDYRSQMDFNPITMNDQVNDHQICVAVRKRPLNKREQLRKDIDVITISTKDMVLVHEPKQKVDLTKYLENQRFRFDYAFDESADNELVYKYTAKPLVRTIFEGGMATCFAYGQTGSGKTHTMGGDFHGKTQDSSKGIYALAARDVFIQLRLAKMQGEDLFVCASFFEIYSGKVFDLLNGKQKLRVLEDAKGQVQVVGLSERRVDSTEDVLKLIQMGNNIRTSGVTSANNHSSRSHAVFQLILKKSPNKLKGKFSLIDLAGNERGADTSSANRQTRMEGAEINKSLLALKECIRALGRRGAHLPFRASKLTQVLRDSFIGENSRTCMIAMISPGFQSCEHTLNTLRYANRVKELGTDGSADEGNKEMDGEDDVDVDDDDDAMAINGDDMEILQAASSNDDLYKMHQAISHLTESEEEVLDMHKNICEEMQRWTKEHDRLIDLTSEVDYNVDVYVQNLEDLLAVQMEQINKLQERLGNFKTQLREEELISKKLVR, from the exons atggcCACATTAACTAATGGAATGGAAGTTAAGATACAAAGAACGAATG GTAAAATACATGGTGCAATTGTCATGACAATTagttatgaaacaaaaaccgTTACAGTCGAATGGGCCGAAGGTGAAGAGGTCAAAGGAAAAGag ATTGATCTTGAACAAATATATCGCCTTAATCCAAGCCTTGCATTACCAACAACGATGAATAATACAACAATAAATGGCAGCGGTATTGCGGCTGCTtctgctggtggtggtggtggtgtcgGTGGCGGTGGCGGTGGACAACTTAAAAAGGTAACCGGAACAcgtaaatcaaaaattgatcatcaatcatataGCATg AATCCATCAATGTTGCCTGTACGTACGGCAAACATTGcctcatcacatcatcatcataataataatcatcatccggCAAAAGGTTCATTACGTATgcgacaacaaacaaatcatagACAAACAATTGCCAATGGACATCtacttaataataatcatatggATCCACCGCCCGCAACGGCGACAATATCCACAGCATCAAATAATATGACGAATggatcgacaacaacaacaacaacaacaacagcagcagcatcgaataataataatgcagCTTATTCTCGTCGTCGTTCAAATGCAGTGAAAGAAGTGGAAAAGATTAAAAAACAACGTGAAGAACGACGTGCACGACAAGCTGAACAAAAAgccgaaaaaattgaattaatgagTTCGGTTGATCCAACTTCACAATCACAATGGGAATTTTTGGCCATGATACGTGATTATCGTTCACAGATGGATTTCAATCCAAtcacaatgaatgatcaGGTGAATGATCATCAGATTTGTGTGGCTGTACGTAAAAGGCCGTTGAATAAAAGGGAACAACTACGTAAAGATATTGATGTGATAACCATTTCGACCAAAGATATGGTCTTAGTCCATGAACCGAAACAAAAAGTTGATCTTACAAAATATTTAGAGAATCAACGTTTCCGTTTTGATTATGCATTCGATGAATCGGCCGATAATGAACTTGTTTATAAATATACGGCCAAACCATTAGTCAGAACCATATTCGAAGGTGGTATGGCCACCTGTTTTGCATATGGACAAACCGGTAGTGGTAAAACACACACGATGGGTGGTGATTTTCATGGTAAAACACAAGATTCATCTAAAGGAATATATGCATTGGCTGCACGTGATGTATTCATACAACTTCGATTGGCTAAAATGCAAGGAGAagatttgtttgtatgtgcctcattttttgaaatatattCTGGCAAAGTATTTGATCTGCtcaatggaaaacaaaagcTACGTGTGCTTGAAGATGCTAAAGGTCAGGTACAAGTAGTTGGCCTTAGTGAACGACGTGTTGATTCTACGGAAGATGTATTGAAACTAATTCAAATGGGCAATAATATTCGAACATCCGGTGTAACATCGGctaataatcattcatcacGTTCACATGCcgtttttcaattgatattgaaaaaatctcCAAATAAACTTAAAGGAAAATTCTCATTAATCGATCTGGCTGGTAATGAACGTGGTGCTGATACATCATCAGCTAATCGTCAAACACGAATGGAAGGTGCtgaaattaataaatcattattggCATTGAAAGAATGTATCCGTGCATTGGGTAGACGTGGTGCTCATCTACCTTTTCGTGCTAGTAAATTAACACAAGTATTAcgtgattcatttattggtGAAAATTCTCGTACCTGTATG ATTGCAATGATATCGCCTGGATTTCAATCTTGTGAACATACATTGAATACATTACGTTATGCTAACCGTGTCAAAGAACTTGGAACGGATGGTTCAGCCGATGAAGGTAATAAAGAAATGGATGGTGAAGATGATGtcgatgtggatgatgatgatgatgctatggccatcaatggtgatgatatggAAATTTTACAAGCTGCTAGT tctaatgatgatctttATAAAATGCATCAAGCGATATCACATTTAACCGAATCTGAAGAAGAAGTGCTTGATATGCATAAAAATATTTGCGAG GAAATGCAACGATGGACCAAAGAACATGATCGTTTGATTGATCTAACATCCGAAGTTGAttataatgttgatgtttatgTACAGAATCTTGAAGATTTATTAGCCGTACAAATGGAACAGATTAATAAACTACAAGAACGATTAGGAAATTTTAAAACACAACTACGTGAAGAGGAATTGATCTCGAAAAAATTGGtcagataa
- the Klp10A gene encoding kinesin-like protein 10A isoform X3 produces the protein MRVFVVVCVFVCLYVCLYDDNKQNEENPSMLPVRTANIASSHHHHNNNHHPAKGSLRMRQQTNHRQTIANGHLLNNNHMDPPPATATISTASNNMTNGSTTTTTTTTAAASNNNNAAYSRRRSNAVKEVEKIKKQREERRARQAEQKAEKIELMSSVDPTSQSQWEFLAMIRDYRSQMDFNPITMNDQVNDHQICVAVRKRPLNKREQLRKDIDVITISTKDMVLVHEPKQKVDLTKYLENQRFRFDYAFDESADNELVYKYTAKPLVRTIFEGGMATCFAYGQTGSGKTHTMGGDFHGKTQDSSKGIYALAARDVFIQLRLAKMQGEDLFVCASFFEIYSGKVFDLLNGKQKLRVLEDAKGQVQVVGLSERRVDSTEDVLKLIQMGNNIRTSGVTSANNHSSRSHAVFQLILKKSPNKLKGKFSLIDLAGNERGADTSSANRQTRMEGAEINKSLLALKECIRALGRRGAHLPFRASKLTQVLRDSFIGENSRTCMIAMISPGFQSCEHTLNTLRYANRVKELGTDGSADEGNKEMDGEDDVDVDDDDDAMAINGDDMEILQAASSNDDLYKMHQAISHLTESEEEVLDMHKNICEEMQRWTKEHDRLIDLTSEVDYNVDVYVQNLEDLLAVQMEQINKLQERLGNFKTQLREEELISKKLVR, from the exons ATGcgtgtttttgttgttgtttgtgtgtttgtttgtttgtatgtatgtttgtatgatgataataaacagaATGAAGAG AATCCATCAATGTTGCCTGTACGTACGGCAAACATTGcctcatcacatcatcatcataataataatcatcatccggCAAAAGGTTCATTACGTATgcgacaacaaacaaatcatagACAAACAATTGCCAATGGACATCtacttaataataatcatatggATCCACCGCCCGCAACGGCGACAATATCCACAGCATCAAATAATATGACGAATggatcgacaacaacaacaacaacaacaacagcagcagcatcgaataataataatgcagCTTATTCTCGTCGTCGTTCAAATGCAGTGAAAGAAGTGGAAAAGATTAAAAAACAACGTGAAGAACGACGTGCACGACAAGCTGAACAAAAAgccgaaaaaattgaattaatgagTTCGGTTGATCCAACTTCACAATCACAATGGGAATTTTTGGCCATGATACGTGATTATCGTTCACAGATGGATTTCAATCCAAtcacaatgaatgatcaGGTGAATGATCATCAGATTTGTGTGGCTGTACGTAAAAGGCCGTTGAATAAAAGGGAACAACTACGTAAAGATATTGATGTGATAACCATTTCGACCAAAGATATGGTCTTAGTCCATGAACCGAAACAAAAAGTTGATCTTACAAAATATTTAGAGAATCAACGTTTCCGTTTTGATTATGCATTCGATGAATCGGCCGATAATGAACTTGTTTATAAATATACGGCCAAACCATTAGTCAGAACCATATTCGAAGGTGGTATGGCCACCTGTTTTGCATATGGACAAACCGGTAGTGGTAAAACACACACGATGGGTGGTGATTTTCATGGTAAAACACAAGATTCATCTAAAGGAATATATGCATTGGCTGCACGTGATGTATTCATACAACTTCGATTGGCTAAAATGCAAGGAGAagatttgtttgtatgtgcctcattttttgaaatatattCTGGCAAAGTATTTGATCTGCtcaatggaaaacaaaagcTACGTGTGCTTGAAGATGCTAAAGGTCAGGTACAAGTAGTTGGCCTTAGTGAACGACGTGTTGATTCTACGGAAGATGTATTGAAACTAATTCAAATGGGCAATAATATTCGAACATCCGGTGTAACATCGGctaataatcattcatcacGTTCACATGCcgtttttcaattgatattgaaaaaatctcCAAATAAACTTAAAGGAAAATTCTCATTAATCGATCTGGCTGGTAATGAACGTGGTGCTGATACATCATCAGCTAATCGTCAAACACGAATGGAAGGTGCtgaaattaataaatcattattggCATTGAAAGAATGTATCCGTGCATTGGGTAGACGTGGTGCTCATCTACCTTTTCGTGCTAGTAAATTAACACAAGTATTAcgtgattcatttattggtGAAAATTCTCGTACCTGTATG ATTGCAATGATATCGCCTGGATTTCAATCTTGTGAACATACATTGAATACATTACGTTATGCTAACCGTGTCAAAGAACTTGGAACGGATGGTTCAGCCGATGAAGGTAATAAAGAAATGGATGGTGAAGATGATGtcgatgtggatgatgatgatgatgctatggccatcaatggtgatgatatggAAATTTTACAAGCTGCTAGT tctaatgatgatctttATAAAATGCATCAAGCGATATCACATTTAACCGAATCTGAAGAAGAAGTGCTTGATATGCATAAAAATATTTGCGAG GAAATGCAACGATGGACCAAAGAACATGATCGTTTGATTGATCTAACATCCGAAGTTGAttataatgttgatgtttatgTACAGAATCTTGAAGATTTATTAGCCGTACAAATGGAACAGATTAATAAACTACAAGAACGATTAGGAAATTTTAAAACACAACTACGTGAAGAGGAATTGATCTCGAAAAAATTGGtcagataa